From Candidatus Izemoplasmatales bacterium, a single genomic window includes:
- a CDS encoding alpha/beta hydrolase translates to MLYLNVNKKTIRGSLAKQLLKLGRLLPNFADHGPLNLGKLFTTEVSEDFRWPKDLKAEWIGLSHARMERVSSKRGLSPNAILQLHGGAFVSGYSDMYRRSAIRYHRISCGTDVVSLDYRLAPTHPFPAALDDAVEAYDRLLADGYAPERIIVVGDSAGGGLSLSLCMRLRDGGRPLPKAVVTMSAWTDLAAEGESYLRNFTLDPLLGAGTKPLDVDAYAAGRSLKDPLVSPAYGDFTGFPPLMMHVGGFEMLESDTLGVARKAAAAGVDVSVSIYRGMFHVFQLAFDLIPEAKKAWREIGDFIQGQFGCTYAFRSDPVE, encoded by the coding sequence ATGCTCTATCTGAACGTGAACAAGAAGACGATCCGCGGGAGCCTCGCCAAGCAGCTCCTCAAGCTCGGTAGACTGCTTCCGAACTTCGCCGACCACGGTCCCCTGAACCTCGGGAAACTCTTCACGACCGAAGTGTCGGAGGACTTCCGCTGGCCGAAGGACCTGAAGGCGGAGTGGATCGGACTTTCGCACGCCCGCATGGAACGCGTGTCCTCGAAACGGGGACTGAGCCCGAACGCGATCCTGCAGCTTCACGGCGGTGCCTTCGTCTCCGGCTACAGCGACATGTACCGGCGCTCGGCGATCCGCTACCACCGGATCTCGTGCGGGACGGACGTAGTTTCGCTCGACTACCGGCTCGCTCCGACGCATCCGTTCCCCGCGGCCCTCGACGACGCCGTCGAGGCGTACGACCGGCTGCTGGCGGACGGATACGCGCCCGAACGCATCATCGTCGTCGGCGATTCCGCCGGCGGCGGCCTCTCGCTTTCCCTCTGCATGCGCCTCCGCGACGGGGGCAGGCCGCTGCCGAAGGCGGTGGTGACGATGTCTGCCTGGACCGACCTCGCCGCGGAAGGGGAATCCTATCTGCGCAACTTCACCCTCGATCCGCTCCTCGGGGCGGGAACGAAGCCGCTCGATGTCGACGCCTACGCCGCCGGACGGTCCCTCAAGGATCCGCTCGTCAGCCCCGCCTACGGCGACTTCACCGGGTTTCCGCCGCTGATGATGCACGTCGGCGGCTTCGAGATGCTCGAAAGCGACACCCTCGGCGTCGCCCGCAAGGCGGCCGCCGCCGGGGTCGACGTCTCGGTCTCGATCTACCGCGGGATGTTCCACGTCTTCCAGCTCGCCTTCGACCTGATTCCGGAAGCGAAGAAGGCGTGGCGCGAGATCGGCGACTTCATCCAGGGCCAGTTCGGCTGCACCTACGCGTTCCGGAGCGATCCGGTCGAATGA
- a CDS encoding type II secretion system protein: protein MIENRRGVTLPELLGAIVILAIVTSLLGAVAFAMVRAIDRIAVNQSAEATGLYLVDYLEDAMADRAPNAYDDSCAGTGGCVVLIQEYAYAYDPVDGSIDAVVHVPPLETEFSIHDDAVWINGASVDAGDFTIGSDASLSVNDVLGSVTVTIAFSLVAADGRTFPFFAEYRFTVSEIPA, encoded by the coding sequence ATGATTGAGAACCGCCGCGGGGTCACCCTTCCCGAACTGCTCGGCGCGATCGTGATCCTCGCCATCGTCACGTCCCTCCTGGGCGCGGTCGCCTTCGCGATGGTCCGCGCGATCGATCGGATCGCCGTCAACCAGAGCGCCGAAGCGACCGGACTCTACCTCGTCGATTACCTCGAGGATGCGATGGCGGACCGCGCTCCGAACGCCTATGACGACTCCTGCGCCGGCACCGGCGGCTGCGTCGTCCTGATCCAGGAGTACGCGTATGCCTACGACCCGGTGGACGGATCGATCGACGCGGTCGTGCACGTCCCGCCGCTTGAAACCGAATTCTCGATCCACGACGATGCCGTCTGGATCAACGGGGCATCGGTCGACGCGGGCGACTTCACGATCGGATCCGACGCGTCGCTCTCCGTGAACGACGTCCTCGGATCGGTGACGGTGACGATCGCGTTCTCGCTTGTCGCCGCCGACGGACGGACGTTTCCGTTCTTCGCCGAATATCGTTTCACCGTTTCCGAAATCCCCGCCTAG